Proteins encoded by one window of Hafnia alvei:
- the prfC gene encoding peptide chain release factor 3, whose protein sequence is MSPSEYAREVAKRRTFAIISHPDAGKTTITEKVLLFGQAIQTAGTVKGRGSNQHAKSDWMEMEKQRGISITTSVMQFPYHDCLVNLLDTPGHEDFSEDTYRTLTAVDCCLMVIDAAKGVEDRTRKLMEVTRLRDTPILTFMNKVDREIRDPMELLDEVENELRIVCAPITWPIGCGKSFKGVYHLYKDETYLYQTGKGHTIQEVRIVKGLDNPDLDAAVGEDLAEQLRGELELVKGAAAEFDKDDFLNGELTPVFFGTALGNFGVDHMLDGLVDWAPAPMPRKTDTRVVSADEEKFTGFVFKIQANMDPKHRDRVAFMRVVSGRYEKSMKLRQVRTGKDVVISDALTFMAGDRSHLEEAYAGDIIGLHNHGTIQIGDTFTQGEDMKFTGIPNFAPELFRRIRLRDPLKQKQLLKGLVQLSEEGAVQVFRPIHNNDLIVGAVGVLQFEVVVARLKSEYNVEAIYESVNVSTARWVECDDVKKFEEFKRKNELNLALDGGDNLAYIAPTMVNLNLASERYPEVKFRKTREH, encoded by the coding sequence ATGTCTCCTAGTGAATACGCTCGCGAAGTGGCTAAACGCCGCACTTTCGCAATTATTTCTCACCCCGATGCCGGTAAAACCACGATCACTGAAAAAGTTCTGTTATTCGGACAGGCTATTCAGACCGCGGGTACGGTAAAAGGGCGCGGCTCTAACCAGCATGCTAAATCTGACTGGATGGAGATGGAAAAACAACGTGGTATTTCGATTACCACCTCGGTGATGCAGTTCCCTTACCACGATTGTTTGGTAAACCTGCTCGATACCCCAGGGCACGAAGACTTCTCTGAAGATACCTATCGTACCCTGACCGCCGTTGACTGCTGCTTGATGGTTATCGATGCGGCAAAAGGCGTCGAAGATCGTACCCGTAAGCTCATGGAAGTTACGCGCCTGCGTGATACGCCGATCTTGACCTTCATGAACAAAGTTGACCGCGAAATTCGCGATCCGATGGAGTTGCTGGACGAAGTCGAAAACGAGCTGCGTATTGTGTGCGCGCCAATCACTTGGCCAATCGGCTGTGGTAAATCGTTTAAGGGTGTTTATCACCTGTATAAAGACGAAACCTATCTGTATCAAACAGGTAAAGGCCACACCATTCAGGAAGTCCGCATCGTTAAAGGTTTGGACAACCCTGATCTGGATGCTGCCGTTGGCGAAGATCTAGCAGAGCAGCTGCGTGGTGAACTGGAGTTGGTAAAAGGCGCTGCCGCGGAGTTTGATAAGGACGATTTCCTTAATGGTGAATTGACCCCTGTCTTCTTCGGTACGGCTCTGGGTAACTTCGGTGTTGACCACATGCTTGATGGCTTGGTGGATTGGGCTCCTGCGCCAATGCCACGCAAAACCGATACCCGCGTGGTCAGCGCTGATGAAGAGAAGTTCACCGGTTTCGTGTTTAAAATTCAGGCCAATATGGACCCAAAACACCGTGACCGCGTAGCCTTTATGCGCGTGGTGTCTGGCCGTTATGAAAAAAGCATGAAACTGCGTCAGGTCCGCACGGGCAAAGACGTGGTGATCTCTGACGCCCTGACCTTTATGGCTGGTGACCGCTCACACCTTGAAGAAGCCTATGCGGGCGACATCATCGGTTTGCATAACCACGGCACGATTCAGATTGGTGATACGTTCACTCAGGGTGAAGATATGAAGTTCACCGGTATTCCGAACTTTGCGCCAGAGCTGTTCCGTCGCATCCGTCTGCGCGATCCGCTGAAACAGAAACAGCTGCTGAAAGGCTTGGTTCAGCTGTCTGAAGAGGGCGCGGTGCAGGTGTTCCGTCCAATTCACAACAACGATCTGATTGTGGGTGCGGTCGGTGTGCTGCAGTTTGAAGTGGTGGTAGCACGTCTGAAAAGCGAATATAACGTTGAAGCTATCTACGAATCCGTTAACGTATCAACCGCTCGTTGGGTTGAGTGCGATGACGTGAAGAAATTCGAAGAGTTTAAACGTAAGAACGAGCTGAACTTAGCGTTAGATGGCGGTGATAATTTAGCCTATATTGCGCCAACGATGGTCAACCTTAATCTGGCTAGCGAACGCTACCCTGAAGTGAAATTCCGCAAAACTCGCGAGCATTAA